A region of Thermococcus barossii DNA encodes the following proteins:
- a CDS encoding NAD(P)/FAD-dependent oxidoreductase encodes MPSKELPERSDIVIIGGGIVGVTIAHELAKRGEEVTVIEKRFIGSGSTFRCGTGIRQQFNDEANVQVMKRSVELWKKYSEEYGFSFEQTGYLFLLYDDDEVEEFKRNIAIQNRFGVPTRLITPEEAKEIVPLLDISEVVAASWNPTDGKADPFYATAAFALNAERFGAKLVEYTEVKDFIVENGEIKGLKTSRGTIKTGTVINATNAWAKLINAMAGISVKIPIEPYKHQAVITQPIKKGSINPMVISFKYGHAYLTQTAHGGVVGGVGYELGPTYDLNPTYEFLREVSYYFTKIIPALRELLILRTWAGYYAKTPDSNPAIGKIEELSDYYIAAGFSGHGFMMAPAVAEMVANLVTKGRTDLPVDWYDPYRFERGELRGQALQMG; translated from the coding sequence GGGAGGAAGTTACCGTCATAGAGAAGCGCTTCATAGGTTCAGGCTCGACCTTCCGCTGTGGAACCGGCATAAGGCAGCAGTTCAACGATGAAGCGAACGTCCAGGTTATGAAGCGCTCCGTCGAGCTGTGGAAGAAGTACAGCGAGGAGTACGGCTTCTCCTTCGAGCAGACCGGCTACCTCTTCCTGCTCTACGACGATGACGAGGTCGAGGAGTTCAAGCGGAACATAGCGATTCAGAACCGCTTCGGCGTCCCGACGAGGCTCATAACGCCGGAGGAAGCCAAGGAGATAGTCCCTCTCCTGGACATCAGTGAGGTGGTAGCTGCTTCCTGGAACCCGACCGACGGAAAGGCCGACCCCTTCTACGCCACGGCCGCCTTTGCCCTCAACGCCGAGCGCTTCGGGGCCAAGCTGGTTGAATACACCGAGGTCAAGGACTTCATCGTTGAGAACGGTGAGATAAAGGGCCTTAAGACCAGCAGAGGGACAATAAAGACGGGCACCGTCATAAACGCCACCAACGCCTGGGCAAAGCTCATCAACGCGATGGCAGGGATAAGCGTCAAGATACCGATAGAGCCCTACAAGCACCAGGCCGTCATCACACAGCCCATAAAGAAGGGCTCCATAAACCCGATGGTCATCTCCTTCAAGTACGGCCACGCCTACCTGACCCAGACGGCCCACGGTGGCGTCGTCGGCGGAGTCGGCTACGAGCTCGGGCCGACCTACGACCTCAACCCAACGTACGAGTTCCTCCGCGAGGTCAGCTACTACTTCACCAAGATCATCCCGGCACTGAGGGAGCTCCTCATCCTGAGGACGTGGGCGGGTTACTACGCGAAAACTCCCGACAGCAACCCGGCGATAGGAAAGATCGAGGAGCTGAGCGACTACTACATTGCCGCAGGTTTCTCCGGCCACGGCTTCATGATGGCCCCAGCGGTGGCGGAGATGGTAGCGAACCTTGTGACAAAGGGCAGAACCGACCTCCCTGTGGACTGGTACGACCCGTACAGGTTTGAGCGCGGTGAACTACGCGGACAGGCCCTCCAGATGGGCTGA
- a CDS encoding galactokinase, translating into MYRVDSPGRVNLIGEHTDYSLGYVMPMAIDLYTVLHAQKDERVRVYSQISRDVKEFGLDEIRKANDWADYIRGIFWILREEGHSVGGMKGIIGGDLPVGSGLSSSASLELAVLAFLNEAYGLNLLPIEMALLAQKAENDFVGVPCGILDQFAVVHGKKDHVMFLDTDTLRHEYIRFPSDVQVLVFYTGVKRELAGSAYSERRKVAEETLRFLGKRTSKEVEEEELRNLPSLYRRFFGYIVRENRRVLEARDALRSGDVRTFGELMTASHWDLARNYDVSSEELDFFVRKAVEFGAYGAKLTGAGFGGSAVAIVPEELALDVAMRVTDEYVRHFNWEPDYHLVSPSDGVSVRRV; encoded by the coding sequence ATGTACCGCGTTGATTCTCCCGGAAGGGTCAACCTGATCGGGGAGCACACGGACTACTCCCTCGGCTACGTCATGCCGATGGCAATAGACCTCTACACGGTTCTCCATGCCCAGAAGGACGAGAGGGTAAGAGTCTACTCTCAGATATCCAGGGACGTGAAAGAGTTCGGCCTCGATGAAATCAGAAAAGCCAACGACTGGGCCGACTACATCAGGGGAATCTTCTGGATCCTCAGGGAGGAAGGACACTCGGTTGGAGGAATGAAGGGCATCATCGGAGGCGACCTTCCTGTGGGCTCGGGCCTGAGCTCCTCGGCGAGCCTTGAGCTGGCCGTTCTGGCGTTTCTCAACGAGGCCTACGGGCTGAACCTCCTCCCGATAGAGATGGCCCTTCTCGCACAGAAAGCGGAGAACGACTTTGTCGGAGTCCCCTGCGGGATACTCGACCAGTTTGCAGTCGTTCACGGTAAAAAGGACCACGTGATGTTTCTGGACACTGACACGCTGAGGCATGAGTACATAAGGTTCCCGAGCGACGTTCAGGTTCTCGTGTTCTACACGGGGGTCAAACGGGAGCTGGCTGGCTCGGCCTACTCAGAGAGGAGGAAGGTGGCGGAGGAGACGCTCAGGTTCCTTGGAAAGAGAACATCCAAGGAGGTCGAAGAAGAGGAGCTCAGGAACCTTCCCTCCCTCTACCGGCGATTCTTCGGGTACATCGTCAGGGAGAACCGGCGCGTCCTTGAGGCCAGGGATGCCCTGAGGAGCGGCGACGTCCGGACCTTCGGCGAGCTGATGACGGCCTCACACTGGGATTTGGCCAGAAACTACGACGTCTCAAGCGAGGAGCTGGACTTCTTTGTAAGGAAGGCGGTCGAATTCGGTGCCTACGGGGCCAAGCTGACCGGAGCTGGCTTTGGCGGTTCAGCGGTGGCCATAGTTCCGGAGGAGCTGGCACTGGACGTGGCCATGAGGGTGACCGACGAGTACGTCAGGCACTTCAACTGGGAGCCTGACTACCACCTCGTCAGCCCGAGCGACGGGGTGAGCGTGAGGAGGGTCTGA